The Leptospira paudalimensis region CACCTAACTTTACATAAATGCGATTCAAGATGGATGTTTTTTTACCACGTGCTGACTTTAAAAAATTCTGAAATGATTCTTCTGCTCCATTATAATCACCTGATAAAATCTGGAAAAATGCCAATCTTTCGATCGAGTTTTCGTTATAGGCACCATCAGTGATTCGTTCTAAATCCATGATCATTCTCTGGAAATGAATCCCTTCTCTCACAAACCCTAAAAATGACAATTTGGCTGGTAGGTCTTCATCAATCCGATCCAGAAGTGGAATCCATTCTAAATTGGTATCTTCAAAAAATGGTGAACTCACCCTCATGATGTTCACAAAATGTTTGTGCATATCTTTATCTTTTCCCGTAGGAAGATCGATATAGTATTGCAAACGGAAAACCCGGCAAAGAGAATAGTATGGTTTTGTTTTTTGACAATCCATACGTACCATTGTTTTTTTCTCATCTTCCCCTGTTTGGAAAAGATTCGTTCGCATATTCTTTGCTAGATTACGAAAATAGGTATTTGGTTCTTTTTGAATGTAAGTATCTAATGTTTTGATGGCTTGGACTTCATCACCTTGTGAATGTTTCCACAAAGAAGTGAGTAAAAAATCAGCAAACGAATACTCTCCTTTTTTAGTCCTTAAGTCATATAATATATTCGCAATCCCAACCTTGTCTTTTTTCCTCAGGTAGTATTCACCTAGCATGAGGTAAAAATCAATTTCCTGATTGGTAGTGAGAGATTCAGGAGACTTGAATCGAAAATCATCGCGAATGGTGAGTTGTTCTTTTCCTTGGATGAGTAATTTTCCTTGTGCACCAGACACAATCCAGCCATGATTTCTTTGATTTTGTGCGTATATAGTAGTATGAGAAATCAGGATGATGAAACTGAAAAAAATAGAAAGTGACAGTCGACTCTTCATCGTATCTTTGATTCTCTAGGACCAAGGGATTTGGTCAAGTGACATAAAGGGAAATGGCAGAAAGTTTCGATTACCAAACGATTGTAGAAAGTTTTGACGAATTCATCCTCATCATGGATGGAAATTTAGAAATCCAATTTTCCCAAACATCTCCCAATCTTTACCTCCCAAAAGATTCCATTGGTATTGGAAAACACCTGAAGGAACTCCCCATTATCCCAAGGGACGGGCTTATTTTATCCAATTTGTGCCAAGAAACATTGAGCCGAAGGATTCCATTCCAGTTTTTTACCTCACTTCTTGGGAACCAATACCGGATTTTAGGAAGGTTTCTCGAAACCAAATCTGGACCTTGTGTGGTTTTACGTGGAGAACCAAATTTTAATATAGAAGGTGTGATTTTAGATAGTGGACCCTATGTCATTTTTCGATATAAATTTGATTCTGAATTTTTGATCACTTATGTATCACCCAATGTTTCACTTAACCTAGGTTACCAAACAGGTGATTTCAAAAAAGGGAATTTAAAAATCCAAGATTTGGTCCACCCAGATGACAAAAAACAAATCGATACCGAAGAAAAGGAATACATCAAAAGTAAACAAAGAACTTACCAAAGGGAATTTCGTTTCAAAAAACCTGATGGAAGTTACATCTATTTATCCGAATATAGTGTTGTCAGTTATTACGACTCTTACCCTACCGAAAAAATTTCTTATTTTTCTGACATCAGTGAACGAAAGGAAAAAGAATTAGAAATCAAAAACCAAAGGGATGAATTAAAACGAATTCGAGTTTTGTTTGAAGAAACAAATGCGGCAGCCAACGTAGGTGCTTGGGAAGTTGACTTAATTCATAATACCATTTTTTGGGCAAAAGAAACAAAACGAATCCATGAAGTTGATGATGATTATTCACCCAATTTGGAAAATGCGTTTCAATTTTATCCGATTGAATCAGAACAAGTTTTGTTACGAAAAGCATTTGAAGATACCATTGAAAATGGATCATCTTATGAACTGATATTACAAATTAAAACCAATACAGGAAAACTCAAATGGGTAAGAACGATAGGCCACGGAGTTTTTGAAAACGGAAAATGCATTCGTGTGTATGGAAGTTTCCAAGACATCACAAATAGTGTAAACTTAGACAAACAAAAAGAAGAAGCATTATCGAAATTGGAAACAATTTTAGATGCAACCACACATGTGACAATTATTGGTACTGATGAGAATGGAATCATCACTCATTTCAACAAAGGTGCCGAGTACCATTTGCAATATACCGCTGAAGAAATGATAGGGAAAAATACACCTTCCATCTTACACAAAGAAGAGGAAGTTTTATTTCGTGCAGAATCTCTCTCACAAGAGTTTGGTGTTCCCATTTCAGGATTTGAAACATTTGTCCACAAAGCACGATTAGGTGCCTTTGATTCACATGAATGGACCTACATACGCAAAGATGGTACTGAATTTCCAATCCAATTGGTGATCACTGCAAGTAAAAACCCAAAAGGAGAAATCACTGGATTTTTAGGAATTGGAATCGATATTTCAGCTCAAAAAGCCACCGAAGAAGCGTTACGTGAAAGTGAAAGGAGATGGCAGTTTGCTCTGGAAGGTTCTGGTGATGGGATTTGGGATTGGAACGCAGAAACTGACCAAGTTTACTTTTCTAATCAATGGAAAGCAATGTTAGGTTTTTCGGAATCAGAAATTGGAACCGATATCTCAGAATGGGAAAAACGAGTTCATCCTGAAGATTTAAATCATTGTTTAGAGGCATTGGAGAAACACTACCGAGGTGAGACCAATGTGTATATGAGTGAACATAGAATGTTATGCAAAGATGGCACTTATAAATGGATCCTTGACAGAGGGAAAGTCATTGAACGTACAGAAGATGGCAGACCTTTACGTGTGATTGGAACCCATACAGACATCACTCACAGAAAGATATTAGAACAAGATTTGATCATTGCACGGGAAAAAGCAGAAAAAGCTTCCATTGCCAAATCTAATTTTTTGGCAAATATGAGTCATGAAATTCGTACACCACTCAATGGAGTGATTGGTTTTGCAGACTTACTGATGCGAACCGACCTAAACCAAGTCCAAAGAAAGTATATGGAAACTGTGCATTTGTCTGCACTTTCGTTACTTGATTTGATCAACGACATCCTTGATTTTTCCAAAATAGAATCAGGCAAAATGGAACTCTATAAAGAAAGAGTCAATATTTTTGATCTATTACACCAAATTGCTGAAATCGTAAAACACAAAGCTTACGAAAAAGGTTTGGAACTCATTTTAAATATTTCTCCAAAAGTTCCAAGAAATGTGTTTGTTGATTCACTTCGACTTCGGCAAATCCTTTTGAATTTGATTGGCAATGCCCTTAAGTTCACTCTCAAAGGGGAAATCCAAATCAAAATAACAGCAAACCCAGTGAATCAAAATGAATACGAATTTTTATTTGAAGTCATTGATACTGGTATTGGGATCAGCAAAGAAAACCAAAACAAAATTTTTGAAGTATTTGCGCAGGCAGATAGTTCCACTACACGACAATTTGGTGGAACAGGACTTGGCCTTTCTATCTCTTCCAAATTACTACAATTATTCGGAAGTAAAATCGAATTAGAATCCGAAGTGAACAAAGGATCCCGATTTTATTTTAAGTTTATAACAATTGCTGATAACGAAAGAAACATTGAACCAAATTTGGAATCAATTAAAAGAGTTATGGTTGTTGATGATAACGAAACCAATCTTTCTGTGATCAGAGAAATGTTGGCTTATAAAAAAATTGAAACCATTACATTCAATTCTCCTAAATTAGCGCTAAAACATTTCCAAGAAGGGAATGAGTATGACATTGTCATCTCAGATTACAATATGCCAGAAATGAATGGATTGGAATTCATTTCTTTACTCAAATCACATGCACTCACATCAAAGTCAAAATTACCAAACTTTACAATTCATTCCTCTTCCAATGAAGAATCCTTGTACGAAAAAGGGAAAGAAATTGGAATCGGTGTTATTTTATTAAAACCAATCCAAACCAATATTTTATATGAGAGTTTATACGACTTAGTTTCAGGAAGGCATTCGGAAAAAGGTACGAATCAAAAAGAAAAGTTCAAACCAATTGTTACCAACGAAAAAACAAAAGTGATGATCGTAGAAGATAATCCTGTGAATATGATGTTAACAAAAACAATCGTATTAAAAATTTTACAATCTGCCATTATCATCGAAGCAACAAATGGTAGGGAAGCAGTGGAACATTTCAAAAAAACAGAACCTGATCTCATCCTCATGGACATCCAAATGCCTGAAATGAATGGTTATGACGCCACGAGAGAAATTAGAAACCTACAGATTGGCCAAAATGTTCCCATTATTGCGCTGACTGCAGGTACTCTGTCAGATGAAGAAAACCGATGTTTGGAAAGTGGAATGAATGATTATATATCCAAACCTGTTGTTTTGAATACCATCGCAGAAAAAATGAAACACTGGCTTTTGAAAAATTAGAGATTGATTACGATTGTCCGATTGACCCTTGTTCCATCTCATGGACATTGTGCTAGTTTCTGTATCTAAACTTTCCAAAACCATCGGCGAAAAAAAACTTTTTTCAAACCTAGACTTCTCCATTAGCGAAGGCGAAAAACTTGCCATAGTCGGAATCAATGGATCCGGTAAGTCCACCCTACTCCGCGCCATTTTAGGAAAGGAAGAAACGGATTCAGGCCAGATCATCAAAAACAATAATCTTAAAATTTCGATATTAGACCAAAACCCCGTATTTGATTCCAATGAAACAATCCTAGACCATATCTACAAAGGAGAAAACAAACTCGTAAAAACCATTCGTAAGTATGAAGATATTTGTGAACGTATGGGTGAAGGGGAAGAAGGACTGGATGATGAATTTACAAATGTTTCCCAAGAAATGGACAGATTATCAGCTTGGGATTACGAACAACAAATCAAATCCATATTACGAGAATTAGGTGTTGAAAAGCTAGAGCGCAAGATGTCTGAGTTGTCAGGTGGGATGCTCAAAAAAGTAGAACTTGCTAAGGCACTCATTGATGAAAGCAATTTACTCATTTTAGATGAACCAACAAACCATTTGGATGTTAAATCCATCTTATGGTTAGAAGATTACCTTGCGAATTTAGACAAAGCCATCTTACTCATCACCCACGACCGTTATTTTTTAGATCGAATTGTGAACAAAATTTTGGAACTCGATCGTGGAAACTATTTTCTGTATGAAGGGAATTATTCGATTTACTTAGAAAGAAAAGTGGAACGAGAAGAAACCCTTCAAAAACAAGAAGATAAAATCAAACAGTTTTTAAAACAAGAAGTCAAGTGGCTAAAACGCCAACCAAAAGCCCGCACCACCAAACAAAAAGCAAGGATTGACCGAGCAAACGAATTACAAGGCAGAGAAAAACGAGAGATCCAAAAGGATTTGGAACTGAGTGTGGCAGCCAAACGCCAAGGGAAAACTATATTAGAGATCCATAATCTAAAAAAATCCATTGGCGAAAAAGTATTAATCAATGATTTTACTTATACCTTCAAAGCAAAAGAAAGACTTGGTATCATTGGACCAAATGGAATCGGAAAATCTACCCTTCTCAATCTTATCGCTGGCCGACTGACACCCGATAGTGGATACTTAAAACCAGGCCTCAATACAAAAGTAGGTTATTTTGACCAAACAAGTTCTGAACTTCCGTTAGAACGGAATGTATTGGAATATATCAAAGATGTTGCTGGGGAGATGATCGAAACAGAATCTGGGGAAAAAATTTCAGCAGCAAAGATGTTAGAACGATTTCTCTTTGATGGAAAGTTACAATACACTCCGATCGCCAAACTATCTGGAGGTGAAAGACGTCGACTTTTTCTTGTTCAAATTTTGATGACGGGTCCAAACTTCCTCATCTTAGATGAACCAACCAATGATCTCGATATCCAAACACTTTCTGTTTTGGAATCTTTTTTGGATGAATTTCCAGGAACAGTTGTCATTGTTTCCCATGATCGTTACTTTCTAGATCGTACAGCGGAAAGTTTACTCATCTTTCGCAAAGAAGGTAAACTAGACCATTACATCGGAACCTTCTCCTCCTTTTTAGAAGAAGATTCTTTAGAGATTGAAAACGAACCAAGTTCTTCTAAAGAAAATACGATACCAAAGAAAGTGGTTGCCACTGAAGAAAAACCAAAAAAGTCAAAACAAGACCAAAAGAAAATTCAAACCTTAGAGAAAGAAATCGCATCCTTAGAAGAGAAAAAAAACAAATTGGAATCAAATTTGAGTACATTCGCAAATGATCATATGGAATTGAGTAAAATAACCAAAGAAATCCAAACGATCGAAGCGGAAATTCTTTACAAAATGGAGGAATGGGAAAAGTTTCATACCGAATGAAAACGGTCCACACGACAAGAATTCTGCTTTGGACACCCATCATCCTGATTGGATATTTCATTTCCGCACAAATTGGATTTAATATTGCCTTTCTCAATAGCCAAGTTTCTCCTGTTTGGCCACCTGAAGGTGTTGGACTCTCTTCCCTTCTACTTTTAGGCCCTGCTGCTTTACCTGGAATTTACTTAGGAGCGACTCTTGCTAACTTCTATAATAACCCTCATTTCCAAACGGCGTTTATTATAGGAATTGGGAACACACTCAGTAGTTATGTCAATTACCGTATCATCAAACGAGTAACGGAAAAAACAGATCCACTTTATTCCACAAAAGATTTAATTTATTTCCTAAGCATTGGAACTTTTCCTGGATCCTTTCTTAGTGCAGTGATGGGTGTTACTAGTTTATGGTATTGGGATTTTTTATCTTCTGAATTGTACTTCAATGTATTTTTCACTTGGTTTTCTGGTGAGATGTTGGGTTTTCTCATTGTTGCCCCATTACTCTATGTTTGGTTTTATCCCAAATCAAAATTAAACTTAGACCTTTCCAAACAATTAGAACTTTTTGTATGGCTCATCATTGTTTATATCTCGGGTTCTATTGCTTTCAGTGATGAATGGCCCCTTTTATTTGTACCAATACCCTTTGTGATTGTAACAAGCATTCGATTTCGCCAATTTGGTGCTACACTTTCAACCGTCGTTCTTTCTTATATAGCTGTCACACTTACCATAGAAGGGAAAGGTGTATTCGCAAGGAGAGATGCCAGTGGGCTTTCCATCAATGATTCACTCATTTTTCTAGATGCATTTTTATTTTGTATCAGTGGGATTGCATACTTTCTTGTGACAGCTACACGAGAAAGGGAACGTGCCCAAGAAACTTCATTAAAATCCTTACAAGTATTAAATGAACTGAAAGAAAAAGCCAATGAAGAATTGGAACTTAAGGTATTGGAACGGACTGCTGTCATTGAAGAACAAAGAATTGAAATTGAAAAACAATTGGATATGGCAAAACGGATCCAAGAGTCTCTGTTCCCTCAAAAAGAAATTTTACCAAATGGAGTCGAAATCGAATTCAAAAACATTCCCATGATGAAAGTGGGAGGTGATTTGTATGACATCGTCTGGAGACCAGATAAACAGGAATTAGGTGTTTTTATTTGTGATGTATCTGGCCATGGAATCCCTGCTGCGCTACTCAGTGCACTCGTAAAAACATCACTCGAAAAATGGAAGGAAGACCCAAGTGACTTAAAAGAAAACTTGGAATCCATCCGAAACCAAATCATACCAAATTTACGTGAACATTTTGTCACAGCAAGTTTACTTCATTTGCATACAGACACGGGTATTTTGACCTTTGCCCGTGCTGGTCATTTCCCTCTTTTTATCATCCGAAAATCGGGAGCCCTTGTTAGTTTAAAACCAATGGGAAGGATCATCACACCTATATTTGACATCCTTGCGGAAGAAGAAAAATTTCAGTTAGAAAGAGGTGATTTGCTTGTGATGTTAACAGATGGACTCACAGAAGCAAGAGAACCATCCACATTGCAAATGTTTGGTGAAGATAAACTTCTCCGGCTAGTGACAGACCTGAGAAGTAAACCATTGCTTACAATTCGTGATGAAGTATTCCAATCCGTTATTCAACTTTCTGGTGGAATACGTGCCATCCAAGATGACTTAACCCTTGGACTCATTCGTTATACAGGGAATAACGAAGAAAAGGTTATGGTTGGATTATAAATTGATTCTTTTGGCAAATCATTGCTGATTCCCTGGTGGTTCCAAAAATTCTTCGATACAGGGAAGTAGAATCTCCGTTCTTTCATTTTCACTCATAGGACCCAAGTCTCCCCCTTTATTGTATCTGCCAACGGATTTGGTATAATCGGAGTAGTTGATAATGGATGCCATTTCGATTAGCTCAATGAACTTACCGTCAATTTGTCTGATATAGGCACTACAAGAGATGTAGGATCCGAGAAAGGTTTTCTGTTTTCGAAAGAACATCATTTTATAAACAACTCCATACGGGGTGTGGACTAGTAATTGATTCGGAAATTGTTTCTTTTTTGTATCCATCCAATCATGGATGTCCATACCCTTCGGAAGGGAAACGGGATTTTTGGGATACACCCTTCGCTCTGGTGGAAGTAAACTTGCACAACTGACCAAAAAAAATGTGGAGATACAAATCAAAAGACCAAGAGGACCAATTCTAAATCGGCCCAATCTCTGTCTCATTTGTTTTCTTATTTTCAATTGAGCCATTTTAGAATCCATTTCTCTTAATATTCCCCTTACAAATTCGTATTTATGGTTTACTTTCATTTAAGGCACACCCTTCGTCTCTTTTGCCAATTCGTCCGGCAGATTCAAATAAATCTCATCAATGGCTTCCTGGAAACCTTGTAAGTACAAAGCAGAAACAAGACTGGGTTCATTTGTTAAATTCCCATAATCCCGCATTTGAAAAAGAAAGGGAAATGGTATATACCAAGGGCTTAAATAACTAGTTCCAGAAACTGAGCTTACTTTTTCCGACAATAAGCTGTTCTTATAAAATAACTTTACCTTAACTTCCTGGATGAATTTTTGTTTGCAAGGGATAATACAATGAGTTATCAATTGAAGTACTTGGCTAAACCGTCCTTCCTCCCAATCACTGCGGGGATGACTTGCTGTGACAAAAAAAACATAGTCCGTTCTTACGTCTGTTAGTTGAAAATTACCATCATCAATGTTATGAATGTAAATTTCCTTCCAATGATAACGAGACTGGCCAATTTCTTTTTGTTTTTTGGGAAAGTATTCACTCCAATGCATTCCGAACATTGGATTGATTTCAACAAAACGTTTATGACCTTTCTGAAAAAATACTCGGTTCTGGTTTAAGATAGTAATGGACTCACCTATTTTGTTTCTTTCCAATTCTTTTGGAAATGGTTTTATTTGGTGGTCTAAATTTGCAAAGGCACATTGAGTTAAACATAAGATACTACAGATTAAAAAATATTTCACAGACAGATCATTCCTTGGACTGGGGAGGGATTAAAAATTCTTCGATGCAAGGCAAAAGGATATCAGTCCTTTCTTTTTCATTCATAGGACCCAAATCTCCACTTTTCCGCATATACCCTTTTGAATAATCCGCATAGTTTACGATAGAGATCATATTATATATTTCTAATTTTCTTGGCTCGATCGTTTTCACCAATGCCGAACAAGCAACATAAGAACCCAAAGAAGTATGTTCTTTTCGATAGTAAGTGATTTTATATTCTGAATCACTGATAACCAGAATCTTTAGTCGATTCGGATACTGTTTAGTTTTTGTATCGATCCAATCATGTATGTTCATACTTTCTGGAAATGTAATTGGATTTCTCGGATACACTCGCCTCTCAGTTGGGAGTAAACTCGCACAACTGATCGAGAGAAATACAAATATGAAAAGTATAAAGATGCTGCGAATTTTCATTCTGGAAAAAATTGTAATTCGGTGAAGAGACCTTGATCTCTTAGGACAAATTGTAAGGTAAGCCAAAAGTAAATCCGAAACGGGTCTCGAAGTGATTGTTTTGACCAAGTTTATCTCCTCCCATTGTGAGGACGGCCTAAGTTATGGTTGCGATCAGATGGACCATATTGTGCATTATGACCACCACTTTGATGAGGAGAGTGAAAAGTAGGACCTCCTCCTGAGTGAGAATAACCATTCCTTGGGTGGTGGTGATTACCTGCTCCATTGGGATTTGGAGAGTGGTGAAGGTCTCTACCTCGTCCTTCATGACCACCCCGTGCTAAAACCTCACTGGAATCACTAGTCTCAATACAACCACCTGTAAAAATAGTGAGTCCACTCACCAAGATCAGAGTATAGAAAAACCTAACTAGTCTTTGCTGGCTAAGTCTTTCAATCGATACAAAATTGATTTGATTCATCATGGTTCGATTATAAGAGCGAGGTGCTCATTCTCCAATGGAGGGTTTCCGCATTTGCGGGTTTCACCTACGCAAACTCTTTTGGATTGGATTCACAATGGAAATGACTGATACAGATGAAGATTAGCCGTTTCCTACTATTATGGAACTGACGCATAGAATCTATGGTGGTTTGGAGTATAATCGGAAGACATCATCCTGAGTACAAAACAAGGAGATGAAATATTATGTCACTTTGCGCCCTTGATGCGGAGGAGGCGTTAGCCGTCCGAAGGACCGAAGCGAACGCGGAAGTCCGTAGCGAGCAAGGAAAGGCGCCCTAATTCGTTCTTGTTTCCCTCGTTATAGTTCAAAATGATGGAAAAATAAGTTAAATTTTCCGCAGGAAGTGTGCCCCATCCATGGCAAATATCTATTACGACGACAGTTGCGATCTCAATCTCCTTAAAGGTAAAACCATTGCAGTGATTGGCTACGGAAGCCAAGGTCACGCCCAAGCTCAAAACATGAAAGATTCTGGTTTGAAAGTCATTATTGGACTTCGCGATGGATCCAAATCAGTGAAAGAAGCAAAAGAAGCTGGCTTTGAAGTTTATAATGTTGCGGAAGCATCCAAAAAAGCAGACATCATCCAAATCCTTGCTCCCGATACCATCCAAGCTGACATGTATAAGGCGGACATTGAACCAAACCTGAGTGAAGGAAAAGCTCTTGTTTTCTCTCACGGCTTTAACATCCACTATGACCTCATCACTCCTCCTAAAAACGTAGACGTGTATATGGTGGCTCCGAAAGGACCAGGACACCTCGTTCGCCGTGTTTACACAGAAGGTGGTGGAGTTCCATGTCTCATCGCGATTCACCAAGATGCAACAGGACAAGCAAAAGCTCGTGCCCTCGCACACGCAAGTGGAGTAGGTGGAGGAAGAGCAGGAATTTTAGAAACATCTTTCCGTGAAGAAACAGAAACAGACCTTTTTGGTGAACAAGCTGTTCTTTGTGGTGGTGTGGCAAACCTCATAATGAGTGGATTTGAAACATTAACAGAAGCAGGATACGATCCAGAAATCGCTTACTTCGAATGTTTACATGAAGTAAAACTCATCACTGACCTCATTTATGAAGGTGGGCTTGCTCGTATGCGTTTTTCCATTTCTGATACAGCAGAGTATGGTGATTACATCAGTGGCCCACGTGTGATTGATGCTGGTGTCAAAGCTCGTATGAAAGATGTTCTCACAGACATCCAAAAAGACAAGGGAGCCGCGTTTGCAAAACGTTGGATGGCTGATACAAAAGCTGGATACCCTGAATACAAAAAACTCAAAGAAAAAAATGCGGCTCACCCCATTGAAGCAGTAGGATCAAAACTACGCTCCATGATGAAGTGGCTTGCAAAGTAATTGTTTAGGTAACGAAAGTTAGAAGAAAGAAAGGAAGAAGGATTTTATATGAAAGTAACACAAAAGATAATACTCGCAGCACCTGCTCGAACTCCTTTTGCACAAATTGGTAAGGCGCTCGCACAGTATCCAGGCCACCACTTAGGTAAAATAGTGGGTGAAGAAGTAATGAAACGCAGTGGTTTGAAACCAACTGACATTGACGGAGTGATCGTTGGAGAAGGTTTTGCAAATGCACCAAACTCTGCTCGTGTGATTGCAAACCTAATGAACCTACCTTTAGAAATTCCTTGTTTAACAGTTGCAAACAACTGTGTATCAGGACTAGAAGCAGTAGCAGAAGCATCTCGCCGAATCATGTTAGGTGAAGGTGAAGTATTCCTTGTAATTGGTGAAGAATCTCAAACTTCTATGCCATTCGTTGTGAAAAATGCTCGCCTTAACAAAAAAACAAACAGCTTAGATTCACTTGTAAAACTCCTTCCAAATGACCTTCCTGAAGGTGTGGAACTTCGTGATACATTAGAAGATGGTCTTGGTGATGGTGAAACTTCTTACGGAATGCAAGTAACGGCAGAAATCCTCGCACAAAACTATGCACTTCCACGTGAAACACAAGATAAAGTAGCTTACGAATCTTTCAAAAGAGCTTTCGAAGCAACACAAGAAGGTCGTTACAAACCATATATCATGGAAGTAAAAGACGATGAAGGTAACCCACTCCAAGCGGACGAAGCGGTACTCCTTCGTGAAGGTCTTGTGAAAAACCCAACTCGTATGGGTCGCGCTATGCTTATGTTTGATAACCCAGCGATGAAATTTGATGCTTGGAAAGAAAAATACGGCAAAGATTTGAAAAAATCTCATGGCCCTACTGTTTCCATCTTCAATGCAAGTCCACGTTCCGATGGAGCTGCTGGAATTATCGTCGCTTCTGAAGCAGCGGCAAAAAGACTCGGACTCAAAGCAGAAGCAGTTGTTTCTGGTTTCAAAATGAAAGGTGTTGCACCAAACCTTATGGGA contains the following coding sequences:
- a CDS encoding PAS domain-containing hybrid sensor histidine kinase/response regulator, which translates into the protein MAESFDYQTIVESFDEFILIMDGNLEIQFSQTSPNLYLPKDSIGIGKHLKELPIIPRDGLILSNLCQETLSRRIPFQFFTSLLGNQYRILGRFLETKSGPCVVLRGEPNFNIEGVILDSGPYVIFRYKFDSEFLITYVSPNVSLNLGYQTGDFKKGNLKIQDLVHPDDKKQIDTEEKEYIKSKQRTYQREFRFKKPDGSYIYLSEYSVVSYYDSYPTEKISYFSDISERKEKELEIKNQRDELKRIRVLFEETNAAANVGAWEVDLIHNTIFWAKETKRIHEVDDDYSPNLENAFQFYPIESEQVLLRKAFEDTIENGSSYELILQIKTNTGKLKWVRTIGHGVFENGKCIRVYGSFQDITNSVNLDKQKEEALSKLETILDATTHVTIIGTDENGIITHFNKGAEYHLQYTAEEMIGKNTPSILHKEEEVLFRAESLSQEFGVPISGFETFVHKARLGAFDSHEWTYIRKDGTEFPIQLVITASKNPKGEITGFLGIGIDISAQKATEEALRESERRWQFALEGSGDGIWDWNAETDQVYFSNQWKAMLGFSESEIGTDISEWEKRVHPEDLNHCLEALEKHYRGETNVYMSEHRMLCKDGTYKWILDRGKVIERTEDGRPLRVIGTHTDITHRKILEQDLIIAREKAEKASIAKSNFLANMSHEIRTPLNGVIGFADLLMRTDLNQVQRKYMETVHLSALSLLDLINDILDFSKIESGKMELYKERVNIFDLLHQIAEIVKHKAYEKGLELILNISPKVPRNVFVDSLRLRQILLNLIGNALKFTLKGEIQIKITANPVNQNEYEFLFEVIDTGIGISKENQNKIFEVFAQADSSTTRQFGGTGLGLSISSKLLQLFGSKIELESEVNKGSRFYFKFITIADNERNIEPNLESIKRVMVVDDNETNLSVIREMLAYKKIETITFNSPKLALKHFQEGNEYDIVISDYNMPEMNGLEFISLLKSHALTSKSKLPNFTIHSSSNEESLYEKGKEIGIGVILLKPIQTNILYESLYDLVSGRHSEKGTNQKEKFKPIVTNEKTKVMIVEDNPVNMMLTKTIVLKILQSAIIIEATNGREAVEHFKKTEPDLILMDIQMPEMNGYDATREIRNLQIGQNVPIIALTAGTLSDEENRCLESGMNDYISKPVVLNTIAEKMKHWLLKN
- a CDS encoding ABC-F family ATP-binding cassette domain-containing protein: MDIVLVSVSKLSKTIGEKKLFSNLDFSISEGEKLAIVGINGSGKSTLLRAILGKEETDSGQIIKNNNLKISILDQNPVFDSNETILDHIYKGENKLVKTIRKYEDICERMGEGEEGLDDEFTNVSQEMDRLSAWDYEQQIKSILRELGVEKLERKMSELSGGMLKKVELAKALIDESNLLILDEPTNHLDVKSILWLEDYLANLDKAILLITHDRYFLDRIVNKILELDRGNYFLYEGNYSIYLERKVEREETLQKQEDKIKQFLKQEVKWLKRQPKARTTKQKARIDRANELQGREKREIQKDLELSVAAKRQGKTILEIHNLKKSIGEKVLINDFTYTFKAKERLGIIGPNGIGKSTLLNLIAGRLTPDSGYLKPGLNTKVGYFDQTSSELPLERNVLEYIKDVAGEMIETESGEKISAAKMLERFLFDGKLQYTPIAKLSGGERRRLFLVQILMTGPNFLILDEPTNDLDIQTLSVLESFLDEFPGTVVIVSHDRYFLDRTAESLLIFRKEGKLDHYIGTFSSFLEEDSLEIENEPSSSKENTIPKKVVATEEKPKKSKQDQKKIQTLEKEIASLEEKKNKLESNLSTFANDHMELSKITKEIQTIEAEILYKMEEWEKFHTE
- a CDS encoding PP2C family protein-serine/threonine phosphatase — protein: MKTVHTTRILLWTPIILIGYFISAQIGFNIAFLNSQVSPVWPPEGVGLSSLLLLGPAALPGIYLGATLANFYNNPHFQTAFIIGIGNTLSSYVNYRIIKRVTEKTDPLYSTKDLIYFLSIGTFPGSFLSAVMGVTSLWYWDFLSSELYFNVFFTWFSGEMLGFLIVAPLLYVWFYPKSKLNLDLSKQLELFVWLIIVYISGSIAFSDEWPLLFVPIPFVIVTSIRFRQFGATLSTVVLSYIAVTLTIEGKGVFARRDASGLSINDSLIFLDAFLFCISGIAYFLVTATRERERAQETSLKSLQVLNELKEKANEELELKVLERTAVIEEQRIEIEKQLDMAKRIQESLFPQKEILPNGVEIEFKNIPMMKVGGDLYDIVWRPDKQELGVFICDVSGHGIPAALLSALVKTSLEKWKEDPSDLKENLESIRNQIIPNLREHFVTASLLHLHTDTGILTFARAGHFPLFIIRKSGALVSLKPMGRIITPIFDILAEEEKFQLERGDLLVMLTDGLTEAREPSTLQMFGEDKLLRLVTDLRSKPLLTIRDEVFQSVIQLSGGIRAIQDDLTLGLIRYTGNNEEKVMVGL
- the ilvC gene encoding ketol-acid reductoisomerase gives rise to the protein MANIYYDDSCDLNLLKGKTIAVIGYGSQGHAQAQNMKDSGLKVIIGLRDGSKSVKEAKEAGFEVYNVAEASKKADIIQILAPDTIQADMYKADIEPNLSEGKALVFSHGFNIHYDLITPPKNVDVYMVAPKGPGHLVRRVYTEGGGVPCLIAIHQDATGQAKARALAHASGVGGGRAGILETSFREETETDLFGEQAVLCGGVANLIMSGFETLTEAGYDPEIAYFECLHEVKLITDLIYEGGLARMRFSISDTAEYGDYISGPRVIDAGVKARMKDVLTDIQKDKGAAFAKRWMADTKAGYPEYKKLKEKNAAHPIEAVGSKLRSMMKWLAK